GGCTTCTGCGGCTGGCAGAAGTAGATGGCGAAGTCGGTGGCTATCGCGAGTTCCCGGTGCTTCGCCAACTCCGTTCCGCGGTCCCAAGTCAGGGAGCGGCGAAGTGCCCGAGGCAACTTGCGCACCGCCTTCGTCAGAGCGCGGACGACATTGGCGCTATCCTTCCCGGCCACCTTCACCAGCATCGTGAAGCGTGAGTGCCGCTCGACGAGCGTGGCGATGTGACTGTTGTTTGTCCCAGCCAGCAAGTCACCTTCCCAATGGCCTGGCACGGCCCTGTCCTCTACCTCCGCCGGCCGCTCCGAAATGCAGATGGCATCCTTGATTTGGCCTCGCCGCTGCCCCGCCGTGGTTGCCAGCTTCGAGCGTCTCATCGTTCGACGGGAGCGAAGGTGCTTGAGAAGTTCCCTCTTCAGTACCCCTCGGGCTTGGACGAAGAGGCTCTTGTAGATCGTCTCATGGGAGATTCGCATCGCCGACTCCTGCGCAAACTCTCGCGGGAGCACTCCGGAGATTTGCTCCGGCGACCAGTCCTCCTGGAGCTTCCGCTCAACGAAGCGCCGGAGCTTCGAGTTCACCGCCAGACGGCAGGGCTTCGGGCGACGCGCCCGCTGCCAAGCGCTGCTGTCGGCGGAGGAAGCGCGGTACCCGGAGGCGCCGCCATTGCGAGCGACTTCTCGTGAAATCGTCGACGGTGCTCGCTTCAGCTTCCTGGCGATGTGGCGCAGGGGCAAGCCACTGGCCAGTCCTCGCGAAATCTCCTCCCGCTCTCCGGGCGTAAGTGCCAAGCGGGAGCGTCGCCGTGCTGGCGGGACGAAACCTCCGTTGGACGACAGGACGTTGTGGACCGTGCCTGGAACGCGGCCGAGTGCCCGGCTGATTTCACTCAGGGACTGCCCGGCCTTCCACCGCCTCCAGATTTCGGCCCTCTGGTCCGCAGAAAACCCCTGACGCCTCTTAGGCATGTCCTGCTCCTCACCACGGGGAGTTGCTGTTGCTTCGACCCGTTGAGTGTGCCGC
Above is a window of Stigmatella aurantiaca DNA encoding:
- a CDS encoding IS30 family transposase, whose protein sequence is MPKRRQGFSADQRAEIWRRWKAGQSLSEISRALGRVPGTVHNVLSSNGGFVPPARRRSRLALTPGEREEISRGLASGLPLRHIARKLKRAPSTISREVARNGGASGYRASSADSSAWQRARRPKPCRLAVNSKLRRFVERKLQEDWSPEQISGVLPREFAQESAMRISHETIYKSLFVQARGVLKRELLKHLRSRRTMRRSKLATTAGQRRGQIKDAICISERPAEVEDRAVPGHWEGDLLAGTNNSHIATLVERHSRFTMLVKVAGKDSANVVRALTKAVRKLPRALRRSLTWDRGTELAKHRELAIATDFAIYFCQPQKPWQRGTNENTNRLLRQYFPDGTDVSAFSQRQLDAVALRLNQRPRKTLGFTTPAAKLQQALR